Proteins encoded in a region of the Megalops cyprinoides isolate fMegCyp1 chromosome 3, fMegCyp1.pri, whole genome shotgun sequence genome:
- the LOC118774115 gene encoding apolipoprotein L3-like, which yields MQYIAKEIRIKNVPENLQREIQAAVGTLTNLKHPNILKWKQTHKDRDTMCVVMEYCEGGDFSQTIARQKKTRRRFSEEQVLDLFVQICMALKYLHDQGIPHKDLKPQNIFLTKAGIIRLDTSGITRGLDSTLARSELQSQYYTPLEILEGKSHDEKSDVWSLGCVLYELCMLEAAFKKIVEELQQKVNELEDILRQMERMHYNTTAGSLTGGVVGATGGILCITGLILAPFTLGASLIVTGVGTGLAVAGGVTGAASNITNMVKQSTVRSTIQNIMDEVQDKMDLCVACLQIIDYVSEALNATQSISGVEPMSSGRGVGQAAVRASRGLAGVAELVRLVNVVNIGRVAAQAARAVRVAEAVTGVLAGLFVALDVYFIANDSREIHAMRREGFAATSESQSGNETENEDASPKSETRKFIQKMREASAELQECVTELYNISSELPEI from the exons ATGCAATATATTGCAAAGGAgatcagaataaaaaat GTGCCCGAGAATCTCCAGAGAGAAATACAAGCAGCGGTGGGTACTCTAACAAATCTGAAACATCCCAACATTCTAAAGTGGAAACAGACACATAAAG ACAGGGATACAATGTGTGTAGTCATGGAGTACTGCGAGGGTGGAGATTTCTCCCAAACAATTGCCAGGCAGAAAAAAACTCGCAGACGTTTCTCAGAGGAGCAG GTCCTGGATTTGTTTGTACAAATCTGCATGGCCTTGAAATATCTGCATGACCAGGGCATTCCTCACAAGGACCTAAAACCTCAG AACATTTTCTTGACCAAAGCTGGGATAATTCGATTGGATACAAGTGGAATTACAAGAGGCCTTGATAG CACTTTGGCAAGATCAGAATTGCAGTCACAATATTACACACCTCTGGAGATTTTGGAAGGCAAGTCACATGATGAGAAAAG TGATGTTTGGTCGTtgggctgtgtgctgtatgaGTTGTGCATGCTGGAGGCTGCA TTCAAGAAAATTGTTGAAGAACTCCAGCAAAAAGTGAATGAGCTGGAAGACATTCTTCGCCAAATGGAGCGCATGCATTATAATACCACAGCGGGCAGTCTGACTGGAGGGGTAGTTGGTGCAACAGGGGGCATCCTATGCATTACGGGTCTCATTCTGGCCCCCTTCACTCTGGGTGCCTCTCTGATTGTGACCGGGGTGGGAACTGGACTGGCTGTTGCAGGAGGGGTAACCGGTGCAGCCTCAAATATCACCAACATGGTGAAGCAGTCCACTGTTCGCAGCACCATACAGAACATTATGGATGAGGTCCAGGATAAGATGGATTTGTGTGTTGCATGCCTCCAGATCATTGATTATGTTAGTGAGGCACTGAACGCGACCCAATCCATTAGTGGTGTGGAACCAATGTCCTCTGGGAGAGGGGTAGGACAGGCTGCAGTTAGAGCCAGTAGGGGCCTTGCCGGTGTGGCAGAACTTGTCCGTCTGGTTAACGTCGTAAACATTGGCAGGGTGGCAGCACAAGCAGCCAGAGCTGTGCGTGTGGCAGAGGCAGTTACAGGGGTACTTGCTGGCCTCTTTGTTGCTCTTGATGTCTATTTCATCGCTAACGACTCCAGGGAGATACATGCAATGAGACGGGAAGGTTTTGCAGCTACATCAGAATCACAATCTGGCAATGAGACAGAAAACGAAGATGCCAGTCCAAAATCAGAAACAAGGAAATTCATACAGAAGATGAGGGAGGCGTCTGCTGAGCTACAGGAGTGTGTGACTGAGCTGTACAACATCAGTTCTGAACTTCCTGAGATATAG